A window of Triplophysa rosa unplaced genomic scaffold, Trosa_1v2 scaffold130_ERROPOS893051, whole genome shotgun sequence contains these coding sequences:
- the larp6a gene encoding la-related protein 6a, with protein MSAVVNAFLRCVAFLLPPSWLQFCWWVGEASWPNPRARFKRTKPLTYEEVAAQDYPELEPVPSDSPASDRSPWRRFWTLWWSAAESVLTAPFALRKSLGSLFPPCGVALDSQWSAETTGAAEEDAFTAAIMSVTAEQQATSVDTHLREMSAPVTITVAIQAAEDEEPDEEPSANTIELHTGSGSDDEIERHDKSSGAGTSGGELEEESWQPPDPELIQKLVAQIEYYLSDENLEHDAFLLKHVRRNKLGFVSVKLLTSFKKVKHLTRDWRTTAYALQHSNLLELNEEGRKVRRKGTVPVFPSESLPSRMLLLSELKCWPELGLALGGEGSNGGIGTGPTQQERLMELLLKAFGNYGTIASVRVLKPGKDLPADLKKLSGRYAQLGTEECAIVEFEEVEAAMKAHEAVGGQGGGRGALGLKVVLIGTKPPKKKVLKDRPREDAAGGMRKSRSLNSRVRELQYHGDDSAASSSETESNPTSPRLARKSRSCNKLSPTSAGPNHLSPVVSPRSSPWSSPRASPSTQRKTHHSGKSLLVSEGRLSPEPGRRWADYSSDSSLTPSGSPWVQRRKQVASQESSPVGSPMLGRKIQNADGLPPGVVRLPRGPDGTRGFHFGPSGGDGGKTALTQT; from the exons ATGTCCGCTGTTGTGAACGCGTTCTTGCGGTGCGTCGCGTTCCTGCTGCCGCCCTCTTGGCTTCAGTTTTGCTGGTGGGTTGGGGAGGCGTCATGGCCCAATCCCAGAGCGCGCTTCAAACGCACAAAGCCTCTTACATATGAGGAAGTAGCAGCTCAAGACTACCCCGAGCTCGAGCCCGTCCCCTCTGACAGCCCCGCGTCCGATCGTTCTCCGTGGCGCAGATTCTGGACGCTGTGGTGGTCCGCCGCGGAGAGCGTCCTCACGGCTCCCTTCGCTCTTCGCAAAAGCTTGGGAAGTTTGTTTCCGCCTTGCGGCGTCGCTCTCGACTCTCAGTGGAGCGCAGAGACTACCGGAGCCGCGGAAGAGGACGCGTTCACGGCCGCTATCATGAGCGTCACCGCCGAGCAGCAAGCGACGTCCGTGGACACGCACCTGCGGGAGATGAGCGCGCCGGTGACGATCACCGTGGCGATTCAAGCCGCGGAGGACGAAGAACCGGACGAGGAACCTTCGGCCAACACCATCGAGCTGCACACGGGCAGCGGCAGCGACGACGAGATCGAACGACACGACAAGTCCAG TGGTGCCGGTACCAGTGGCGGAGAACTTGAAGAAGAGAGCTGGCAACCTCCTGATCCAGAGCTGATCCAGAAACTGGTAGCGCAGATTGAATATTACCTGTCTGATGAGAACCTGGAGCATGATGCCTTCCTGCTCAAACATGTCCGCCGCAACAAGCTCGGCTTCGTCAGCGTAAAGCTGCTCACCTCTTTTAAAAAG GTGAAGCACTTGACGCGGGACTGGAGAACCACAGCGTACGCCCTGCAGCACTCAAACCTGCTGGAACTGAACGAAGAGGGCCGTAAGGTGCGTCGCAAAGGAACGGTCCCGGTTTTCCCAAGCGAGTCTTTGCCGAGTCGCATGTTGTTACTCAGCGAGCTGAAGTGTTGGCCGGAGCTGGGCTTGGCCCTCGGAGGGGAAGGCAGCAACGGAGGCATTGGAACGGGTCCGACGCAACAGGAGCGGCTGATGGAGCTTCTTCTGAAGGCCTTTGGAAATTACGGCACGATCGCCTCCGTGCGGGTCCTCAAACCTGGCAAAGACCTGCCGGCAGATCTGAAGAAACTCAGCGGACGCTACGCTCAGCTGGGCACGGAGGAGTGTGCCATTGTGGAGTTCGAAGAGGTGGAGGCTGCCATGAAAGCCCACGAGGCGGTCGGGGGACAAGGGGGAGGCAGGGGGGCGTTGGGCCTTAAAGTAGTTCTGATCGGTACCAagccacccaagaaaaaggtaCTGAAAGACCGGCCGCGAGAAGATGCCGCAGGCGGCATGCGGAAGAGCCGCTCTCTGAACAGCCGTGTACGGGAGCTGCAGTATCACGGCGACGACTCTGCTGCGAGTTCTTCAGAAACAGAAAGCAATCCCACGTCTCCGCGCTTGGCCCGCAAGTCTCGGTCCTGCAACAAGCTCAGCCCCACCAGCGCAGGACCCAACCACCTCAGCCCGGTCGTCTCCCCGCGCTCCAGCCCCTGGAGCAGCCCACGGGCCAGCCCCAGCACCCAGCGCAAGACCCACCACTCCGGCAAGTCGCTTCTGGTCAGCGAGGGCAGGTTGAGTCCTGAACCGGGACGCCGTTGGGCAGACTATTCTTCAGACAGCAGCCTGACGCCCTCGGGCAGCCCCTGGGTCCAGCGCAGGAAGCAGGTGGCCAGTCAGGAGAGCAGTCCCGTTGGGAGTCCCATGCTTGGCCGAAAGATCCAGAACGCAGACGGTCTTCCACCGGGTGTGGTGCGGCTCCCCAGGGGTCCCGATGGCACACGTGGGTTTCACTTTGGTCCCTCTGGTGGAGATGGAGGCAAGACTGCATTGACCCAAACCTGA
- the LOC130549543 gene encoding leucine-rich repeat-containing protein 49 isoform X3: MRSYKQQMNNYNDECGRFLPPAVNSYKQHLAAVKSLLPDRLSHRPIDLKLSNGLRKPLNVDSMKQNPWKTVRNHRSAVLACESEGPAPERCVFSLPVALPVGMVWDLGPQAYRVQPHRTTQSAGAACCQSKAVTRGDTVRLRDHSAKGFSFSLAGITSNSERLDLSRRGLMDFPHLNGGDKLRLLNLQHNFISLLQNLTLLPHLVFLDLYDNRLIDMSGISSLTSLRVLLLGKNRIQRICDVDGLSKLDVLDLHSNQISQIENVSHLSELRLLNLSGNLITRVENLQGLKSLTELNLQHNHITSVTGVEHLSRVKRVFLSANRISSFDELACLWNCRSLSELSVDGNPVALESCYRQTVLRCCSSHLHILDMKRVTEEERRTASVSARREDEKKKETHKHTAHKERRRLAIQNAAQQWEEFKSSSELPTQNDVKDDVSPDNSPAHSPALTNGNAQETSPDEPRRLSPLTVSAGANDNRIKSSSRPNSPRFQEGSGACVQNLSMSDNHLAELDGETLRLIGAGALEPLERCWSVQTAAGVTVISFRYINFDSIIPTLLRIRLKFPNLTHLMFMETNICHLPQLAALAQIRRLDQISIHPEGNPVLTLTLWRSFLIYRLQHLNLHKINGTEVMLNDIIASERMFGALGHVAATETPRCRLLLLLEESR, from the exons ATGCGCTCTTATAAACAACAGATGAATAATTATAATGATGAATGTGGAAGATTTCTGCCTCCTGCC GTTAACAGTTATAAGCAGCATCTAGCGGCTGTGAAGTCATTACTGCCCGACAGACTGAGCCACAGACCG ATCGATTTGAAGTTGTCAAACGGGCTGAGAAAACCTTTAAATGTGGACTCCATGAAGCAAAACCCGTGGAAAACAG TCAGGAATCATCGCAGTGCTGTGCTGGCGTGTGAGAGCGAGGGTCCGGCTCCAGAGCGATGTGTGTTTTCTCTTCCCGTGGCTCTTCCTGTGGGGATGGTGTGGGATTTGGGACCTCAGGCGTACCGGGTGCAACCCCACAGAACCACTCAAAGCGCAGGAGCTGCGTGCTGTCAGAGTAAAGCTGTGACGCGGG gTGACACGGTGCGTCTGCGTGATCATTCTGCAAAAGGTTTCTCCTTCAGTTTGGCAGGCATCACCTCCAACTCCGAGAGACTCGACCTGAGCAG ACGGGGTCTAATGGACTTTCCTCATCTGAACGGAGGAGATAAACTGCGTCTGCTCAATTTACAACACAACTTCATCTCTCTCCTGCAGAACCTGACTCTCCTGCCACACCTTGTGTTCCTCGATCTCTATGACAACCGTTTGATTGACATGTCTGGCATCTCCTCTCTCACCTCTCTGCGTGTACTTCTGCTGGGAAAGAACAG GATCCAGAGGATTTGTGATGTGGACGGTCTGAGTAAACTGGATGTTCTGGACCTCCACAGTAATCAG ATCAGTCAGATTGAGAACGTGTCTCATTTGTCAGAGCTGCGTCTGTTGAATCTGTCAGGAAATCTCATTACTCGAGTGGAGAATCTTCAGGGTCTGAAATCACTGACGGAGCTTAACCTACAGCACAACCACATCACAAGTGTG actGGTGTGGAGCATCTTTCTCGTGTGAAGCGGGTGTTTCTCAGCGCTAACAGGATTAGCAG tTTTGATGAGCTGGCCTGTCTGTGGAACTGTCGCTCTCTGAGTGAACTGAGTGTTGATGGGAATCCTGTAGCGCTGGAGTCATGCTACAGACAGACTGTCCTCCGCTGCTGCTCATCACACCTTCACATACTCGACATGAAACGCGTCACG GAGGAGGAGAGACGCACAGCGAGTGTTTCAGCACGTCGGGAGGATGAGAAGAAGAAAGAGACTCACAAACACACTGCACACAAG GAAAGGCGTCGGCTGGCGATTCAGAATGCAGCGCAGCAGTGGGAGGAGTTCAAATCATCCTCAGAGCTTCCCACCCAGAATGATGTAAAAGACGATGTCAGTCCAGACAATAGCCCCGCCCACAGCCCTGCACTGACCAATGGCAATGCTCAGGAGACCTCGCCGGATGAGCCCAG ACGCTTGAGTCCGCTCACGGTTTCAGCCGGAGCAAATGACAACAGAATCAAATCAAGCAGTCGACCAAACAGCcccag GTTTCAGGAGGGCAGCGGTGCATGTGTTCAGAATCTGTCCATGTCAGACAATCATCTGGCTGAATTAGACGGCGAGACGCTGCGTCTGATCGGAGCCGGAGCTCTGGAACCTCTGGAGCGCTGCTGGAGCGTTCAGACGGCCGCCGGCGTCACCGTCATCTCATTCCGTTACATCAACTTTGACTCCATCATTCCCACATTGCTGCGCATTCGCCTCAAATTCCCAAACCTCACG CACCTGATGTTCATGGAGACAAACATCTGTCATCTTCCTCAGCTGGCCGCTCTGGCTCAGATCAGACGTTTAGATCAGATATCCATTCATCCAGAGGGGAATCCTGTGCTCACCCTGACGCTCTGGAGATCTTTCCTCATCTACAGACTTCAACATCTCAACCTACACAAAATCAACGGCACCGAG GTGATGTTAAATGACATCATTGCGTCTGAGAGGATGTTTGGTGCTCTGGGTCATGTAGCTGCTACAGAAACACCTCGCTGTCGCCTGCTGCTCCTGCTGGAGGAGTCCAGGTGa
- the LOC130549543 gene encoding leucine-rich repeat-containing protein 49 isoform X1 yields the protein MRSYKQQMNNYNDECGRFLPPAVNSYKQHLAAVKSLLPDRLSHRPIDLKLSNGLRKPLNVDSMKQNPWKTVRNHRSAVLACESEGPAPERCVFSLPVALPVGMVWDLGPQAYRVQPHRTTQSAGAACCQSKAVTRGDTVRLRDHSAKGFSFSLAGITSNSERLDLSRRGLMDFPHLNGGDKLRLLNLQHNFISLLQNLTLLPHLVFLDLYDNRLIDMSGISSLTSLRVLLLGKNRIQRICDVDGLSKLDVLDLHSNQISQIENVSHLSELRLLNLSGNLITRVENLQGLKSLTELNLQHNHITSVTGVEHLSRVKRVFLSANRISSFDELACLWNCRSLSELSVDGNPVALESCYRQTVLRCCSSHLHILDMKRVTEEERRTASVSARREDEKKKETHKHTAHKERRRLAIQNAAQQWEEFKSSSELPTQNDVKDDVSPDNSPAHSPALTNGNAQETSPDEPRRLSPLTVSAGANDNRIKSSSRPNSPRFQEGSGACVQNLSMSDNHLAELDGETLRLIGAGALEPLERCWSVQTAAGVTVISFRYINFDSIIPTLLRIRLKFPNLTHLMFMETNICHLPQLAALAQIRRLDQISIHPEGNPVLTLTLWRSFLIYRLQHLNLHKINGTEVMLNDIIASERMFGALGHVAATETPRCRLLLLLEESRKRQLQFVLDGRGRRIGQSPEELKENGKQLGDALSRALINYPIRTSDSSDTEGSGDVSERSVMVSQYLRGLVNRASSHSVKGDALQKLWPSLFTELVRDSVLEMRDRPAFRHTSLQRRRDTHMK from the exons ATGCGCTCTTATAAACAACAGATGAATAATTATAATGATGAATGTGGAAGATTTCTGCCTCCTGCC GTTAACAGTTATAAGCAGCATCTAGCGGCTGTGAAGTCATTACTGCCCGACAGACTGAGCCACAGACCG ATCGATTTGAAGTTGTCAAACGGGCTGAGAAAACCTTTAAATGTGGACTCCATGAAGCAAAACCCGTGGAAAACAG TCAGGAATCATCGCAGTGCTGTGCTGGCGTGTGAGAGCGAGGGTCCGGCTCCAGAGCGATGTGTGTTTTCTCTTCCCGTGGCTCTTCCTGTGGGGATGGTGTGGGATTTGGGACCTCAGGCGTACCGGGTGCAACCCCACAGAACCACTCAAAGCGCAGGAGCTGCGTGCTGTCAGAGTAAAGCTGTGACGCGGG gTGACACGGTGCGTCTGCGTGATCATTCTGCAAAAGGTTTCTCCTTCAGTTTGGCAGGCATCACCTCCAACTCCGAGAGACTCGACCTGAGCAG ACGGGGTCTAATGGACTTTCCTCATCTGAACGGAGGAGATAAACTGCGTCTGCTCAATTTACAACACAACTTCATCTCTCTCCTGCAGAACCTGACTCTCCTGCCACACCTTGTGTTCCTCGATCTCTATGACAACCGTTTGATTGACATGTCTGGCATCTCCTCTCTCACCTCTCTGCGTGTACTTCTGCTGGGAAAGAACAG GATCCAGAGGATTTGTGATGTGGACGGTCTGAGTAAACTGGATGTTCTGGACCTCCACAGTAATCAG ATCAGTCAGATTGAGAACGTGTCTCATTTGTCAGAGCTGCGTCTGTTGAATCTGTCAGGAAATCTCATTACTCGAGTGGAGAATCTTCAGGGTCTGAAATCACTGACGGAGCTTAACCTACAGCACAACCACATCACAAGTGTG actGGTGTGGAGCATCTTTCTCGTGTGAAGCGGGTGTTTCTCAGCGCTAACAGGATTAGCAG tTTTGATGAGCTGGCCTGTCTGTGGAACTGTCGCTCTCTGAGTGAACTGAGTGTTGATGGGAATCCTGTAGCGCTGGAGTCATGCTACAGACAGACTGTCCTCCGCTGCTGCTCATCACACCTTCACATACTCGACATGAAACGCGTCACG GAGGAGGAGAGACGCACAGCGAGTGTTTCAGCACGTCGGGAGGATGAGAAGAAGAAAGAGACTCACAAACACACTGCACACAAG GAAAGGCGTCGGCTGGCGATTCAGAATGCAGCGCAGCAGTGGGAGGAGTTCAAATCATCCTCAGAGCTTCCCACCCAGAATGATGTAAAAGACGATGTCAGTCCAGACAATAGCCCCGCCCACAGCCCTGCACTGACCAATGGCAATGCTCAGGAGACCTCGCCGGATGAGCCCAG ACGCTTGAGTCCGCTCACGGTTTCAGCCGGAGCAAATGACAACAGAATCAAATCAAGCAGTCGACCAAACAGCcccag GTTTCAGGAGGGCAGCGGTGCATGTGTTCAGAATCTGTCCATGTCAGACAATCATCTGGCTGAATTAGACGGCGAGACGCTGCGTCTGATCGGAGCCGGAGCTCTGGAACCTCTGGAGCGCTGCTGGAGCGTTCAGACGGCCGCCGGCGTCACCGTCATCTCATTCCGTTACATCAACTTTGACTCCATCATTCCCACATTGCTGCGCATTCGCCTCAAATTCCCAAACCTCACG CACCTGATGTTCATGGAGACAAACATCTGTCATCTTCCTCAGCTGGCCGCTCTGGCTCAGATCAGACGTTTAGATCAGATATCCATTCATCCAGAGGGGAATCCTGTGCTCACCCTGACGCTCTGGAGATCTTTCCTCATCTACAGACTTCAACATCTCAACCTACACAAAATCAACGGCACCGAG GTGATGTTAAATGACATCATTGCGTCTGAGAGGATGTTTGGTGCTCTGGGTCATGTAGCTGCTACAGAAACACCTCGCTGTCGCCTGCTGCTCCTGCTGGAGGAGTCCAG AAAGCGTCAGCTGCAGTTTGTGTTGGACGGTCGCGGTCGGCGGATCGGTCAGAGTCCTGAGGAACTGAAGGAGAACGGAAAACAGCTGGGGGACGCTTTGAGCCGAGCGCTTATCAACTATCCCATCAGAACATCAGACAGTTCTGACACT gaggGCAGCGGTGATGTGTCGGAGCGTTCTGTGATGGTGTCGCAGTATCTCAGAGGTCTCGTGAACCGAGCGTCCAGTCACAGTGTGAAGGGAGACGCTCTGCAGAAACTCTGGCCGTCTCTCTTCACTGAGCTGGTGAGAGACAGTGTGCTGGAGATGAGAGACAGACCGGCGTTCAGACACACCTCTCTCCAGCGCCGgagagacacacacatgaaatga
- the LOC130549543 gene encoding leucine-rich repeat-containing protein 49 isoform X2 yields MRSYKQQMNNYNDECGRFLPPAVNSYKQHLAAVKSLLPDRLSHRPIDLKLSNGLRKPLNVDSMKQNPWKTVRNHRSAVLACESEGPAPERCVFSLPVALPVGMVWDLGPQAYRVQPHRTTQSAGAACCQSKAVTRGFSFSLAGITSNSERLDLSRRGLMDFPHLNGGDKLRLLNLQHNFISLLQNLTLLPHLVFLDLYDNRLIDMSGISSLTSLRVLLLGKNRIQRICDVDGLSKLDVLDLHSNQISQIENVSHLSELRLLNLSGNLITRVENLQGLKSLTELNLQHNHITSVTGVEHLSRVKRVFLSANRISSFDELACLWNCRSLSELSVDGNPVALESCYRQTVLRCCSSHLHILDMKRVTEEERRTASVSARREDEKKKETHKHTAHKERRRLAIQNAAQQWEEFKSSSELPTQNDVKDDVSPDNSPAHSPALTNGNAQETSPDEPRRLSPLTVSAGANDNRIKSSSRPNSPRFQEGSGACVQNLSMSDNHLAELDGETLRLIGAGALEPLERCWSVQTAAGVTVISFRYINFDSIIPTLLRIRLKFPNLTHLMFMETNICHLPQLAALAQIRRLDQISIHPEGNPVLTLTLWRSFLIYRLQHLNLHKINGTEVMLNDIIASERMFGALGHVAATETPRCRLLLLLEESRKRQLQFVLDGRGRRIGQSPEELKENGKQLGDALSRALINYPIRTSDSSDTEGSGDVSERSVMVSQYLRGLVNRASSHSVKGDALQKLWPSLFTELVRDSVLEMRDRPAFRHTSLQRRRDTHMK; encoded by the exons ATGCGCTCTTATAAACAACAGATGAATAATTATAATGATGAATGTGGAAGATTTCTGCCTCCTGCC GTTAACAGTTATAAGCAGCATCTAGCGGCTGTGAAGTCATTACTGCCCGACAGACTGAGCCACAGACCG ATCGATTTGAAGTTGTCAAACGGGCTGAGAAAACCTTTAAATGTGGACTCCATGAAGCAAAACCCGTGGAAAACAG TCAGGAATCATCGCAGTGCTGTGCTGGCGTGTGAGAGCGAGGGTCCGGCTCCAGAGCGATGTGTGTTTTCTCTTCCCGTGGCTCTTCCTGTGGGGATGGTGTGGGATTTGGGACCTCAGGCGTACCGGGTGCAACCCCACAGAACCACTCAAAGCGCAGGAGCTGCGTGCTGTCAGAGTAAAGCTGTGACGCGGG GTTTCTCCTTCAGTTTGGCAGGCATCACCTCCAACTCCGAGAGACTCGACCTGAGCAG ACGGGGTCTAATGGACTTTCCTCATCTGAACGGAGGAGATAAACTGCGTCTGCTCAATTTACAACACAACTTCATCTCTCTCCTGCAGAACCTGACTCTCCTGCCACACCTTGTGTTCCTCGATCTCTATGACAACCGTTTGATTGACATGTCTGGCATCTCCTCTCTCACCTCTCTGCGTGTACTTCTGCTGGGAAAGAACAG GATCCAGAGGATTTGTGATGTGGACGGTCTGAGTAAACTGGATGTTCTGGACCTCCACAGTAATCAG ATCAGTCAGATTGAGAACGTGTCTCATTTGTCAGAGCTGCGTCTGTTGAATCTGTCAGGAAATCTCATTACTCGAGTGGAGAATCTTCAGGGTCTGAAATCACTGACGGAGCTTAACCTACAGCACAACCACATCACAAGTGTG actGGTGTGGAGCATCTTTCTCGTGTGAAGCGGGTGTTTCTCAGCGCTAACAGGATTAGCAG tTTTGATGAGCTGGCCTGTCTGTGGAACTGTCGCTCTCTGAGTGAACTGAGTGTTGATGGGAATCCTGTAGCGCTGGAGTCATGCTACAGACAGACTGTCCTCCGCTGCTGCTCATCACACCTTCACATACTCGACATGAAACGCGTCACG GAGGAGGAGAGACGCACAGCGAGTGTTTCAGCACGTCGGGAGGATGAGAAGAAGAAAGAGACTCACAAACACACTGCACACAAG GAAAGGCGTCGGCTGGCGATTCAGAATGCAGCGCAGCAGTGGGAGGAGTTCAAATCATCCTCAGAGCTTCCCACCCAGAATGATGTAAAAGACGATGTCAGTCCAGACAATAGCCCCGCCCACAGCCCTGCACTGACCAATGGCAATGCTCAGGAGACCTCGCCGGATGAGCCCAG ACGCTTGAGTCCGCTCACGGTTTCAGCCGGAGCAAATGACAACAGAATCAAATCAAGCAGTCGACCAAACAGCcccag GTTTCAGGAGGGCAGCGGTGCATGTGTTCAGAATCTGTCCATGTCAGACAATCATCTGGCTGAATTAGACGGCGAGACGCTGCGTCTGATCGGAGCCGGAGCTCTGGAACCTCTGGAGCGCTGCTGGAGCGTTCAGACGGCCGCCGGCGTCACCGTCATCTCATTCCGTTACATCAACTTTGACTCCATCATTCCCACATTGCTGCGCATTCGCCTCAAATTCCCAAACCTCACG CACCTGATGTTCATGGAGACAAACATCTGTCATCTTCCTCAGCTGGCCGCTCTGGCTCAGATCAGACGTTTAGATCAGATATCCATTCATCCAGAGGGGAATCCTGTGCTCACCCTGACGCTCTGGAGATCTTTCCTCATCTACAGACTTCAACATCTCAACCTACACAAAATCAACGGCACCGAG GTGATGTTAAATGACATCATTGCGTCTGAGAGGATGTTTGGTGCTCTGGGTCATGTAGCTGCTACAGAAACACCTCGCTGTCGCCTGCTGCTCCTGCTGGAGGAGTCCAG AAAGCGTCAGCTGCAGTTTGTGTTGGACGGTCGCGGTCGGCGGATCGGTCAGAGTCCTGAGGAACTGAAGGAGAACGGAAAACAGCTGGGGGACGCTTTGAGCCGAGCGCTTATCAACTATCCCATCAGAACATCAGACAGTTCTGACACT gaggGCAGCGGTGATGTGTCGGAGCGTTCTGTGATGGTGTCGCAGTATCTCAGAGGTCTCGTGAACCGAGCGTCCAGTCACAGTGTGAAGGGAGACGCTCTGCAGAAACTCTGGCCGTCTCTCTTCACTGAGCTGGTGAGAGACAGTGTGCTGGAGATGAGAGACAGACCGGCGTTCAGACACACCTCTCTCCAGCGCCGgagagacacacacatgaaatga
- the LOC130549543 gene encoding leucine-rich repeat-containing protein 49 isoform X4 — protein MKQNPWKTVRNHRSAVLACESEGPAPERCVFSLPVALPVGMVWDLGPQAYRVQPHRTTQSAGAACCQSKAVTRGDTVRLRDHSAKGFSFSLAGITSNSERLDLSRRGLMDFPHLNGGDKLRLLNLQHNFISLLQNLTLLPHLVFLDLYDNRLIDMSGISSLTSLRVLLLGKNRIQRICDVDGLSKLDVLDLHSNQISQIENVSHLSELRLLNLSGNLITRVENLQGLKSLTELNLQHNHITSVTGVEHLSRVKRVFLSANRISSFDELACLWNCRSLSELSVDGNPVALESCYRQTVLRCCSSHLHILDMKRVTEEERRTASVSARREDEKKKETHKHTAHKERRRLAIQNAAQQWEEFKSSSELPTQNDVKDDVSPDNSPAHSPALTNGNAQETSPDEPRRLSPLTVSAGANDNRIKSSSRPNSPRFQEGSGACVQNLSMSDNHLAELDGETLRLIGAGALEPLERCWSVQTAAGVTVISFRYINFDSIIPTLLRIRLKFPNLTHLMFMETNICHLPQLAALAQIRRLDQISIHPEGNPVLTLTLWRSFLIYRLQHLNLHKINGTEVMLNDIIASERMFGALGHVAATETPRCRLLLLLEESRKRQLQFVLDGRGRRIGQSPEELKENGKQLGDALSRALINYPIRTSDSSDTEGSGDVSERSVMVSQYLRGLVNRASSHSVKGDALQKLWPSLFTELVRDSVLEMRDRPAFRHTSLQRRRDTHMK, from the exons ATGAAGCAAAACCCGTGGAAAACAG TCAGGAATCATCGCAGTGCTGTGCTGGCGTGTGAGAGCGAGGGTCCGGCTCCAGAGCGATGTGTGTTTTCTCTTCCCGTGGCTCTTCCTGTGGGGATGGTGTGGGATTTGGGACCTCAGGCGTACCGGGTGCAACCCCACAGAACCACTCAAAGCGCAGGAGCTGCGTGCTGTCAGAGTAAAGCTGTGACGCGGG gTGACACGGTGCGTCTGCGTGATCATTCTGCAAAAGGTTTCTCCTTCAGTTTGGCAGGCATCACCTCCAACTCCGAGAGACTCGACCTGAGCAG ACGGGGTCTAATGGACTTTCCTCATCTGAACGGAGGAGATAAACTGCGTCTGCTCAATTTACAACACAACTTCATCTCTCTCCTGCAGAACCTGACTCTCCTGCCACACCTTGTGTTCCTCGATCTCTATGACAACCGTTTGATTGACATGTCTGGCATCTCCTCTCTCACCTCTCTGCGTGTACTTCTGCTGGGAAAGAACAG GATCCAGAGGATTTGTGATGTGGACGGTCTGAGTAAACTGGATGTTCTGGACCTCCACAGTAATCAG ATCAGTCAGATTGAGAACGTGTCTCATTTGTCAGAGCTGCGTCTGTTGAATCTGTCAGGAAATCTCATTACTCGAGTGGAGAATCTTCAGGGTCTGAAATCACTGACGGAGCTTAACCTACAGCACAACCACATCACAAGTGTG actGGTGTGGAGCATCTTTCTCGTGTGAAGCGGGTGTTTCTCAGCGCTAACAGGATTAGCAG tTTTGATGAGCTGGCCTGTCTGTGGAACTGTCGCTCTCTGAGTGAACTGAGTGTTGATGGGAATCCTGTAGCGCTGGAGTCATGCTACAGACAGACTGTCCTCCGCTGCTGCTCATCACACCTTCACATACTCGACATGAAACGCGTCACG GAGGAGGAGAGACGCACAGCGAGTGTTTCAGCACGTCGGGAGGATGAGAAGAAGAAAGAGACTCACAAACACACTGCACACAAG GAAAGGCGTCGGCTGGCGATTCAGAATGCAGCGCAGCAGTGGGAGGAGTTCAAATCATCCTCAGAGCTTCCCACCCAGAATGATGTAAAAGACGATGTCAGTCCAGACAATAGCCCCGCCCACAGCCCTGCACTGACCAATGGCAATGCTCAGGAGACCTCGCCGGATGAGCCCAG ACGCTTGAGTCCGCTCACGGTTTCAGCCGGAGCAAATGACAACAGAATCAAATCAAGCAGTCGACCAAACAGCcccag GTTTCAGGAGGGCAGCGGTGCATGTGTTCAGAATCTGTCCATGTCAGACAATCATCTGGCTGAATTAGACGGCGAGACGCTGCGTCTGATCGGAGCCGGAGCTCTGGAACCTCTGGAGCGCTGCTGGAGCGTTCAGACGGCCGCCGGCGTCACCGTCATCTCATTCCGTTACATCAACTTTGACTCCATCATTCCCACATTGCTGCGCATTCGCCTCAAATTCCCAAACCTCACG CACCTGATGTTCATGGAGACAAACATCTGTCATCTTCCTCAGCTGGCCGCTCTGGCTCAGATCAGACGTTTAGATCAGATATCCATTCATCCAGAGGGGAATCCTGTGCTCACCCTGACGCTCTGGAGATCTTTCCTCATCTACAGACTTCAACATCTCAACCTACACAAAATCAACGGCACCGAG GTGATGTTAAATGACATCATTGCGTCTGAGAGGATGTTTGGTGCTCTGGGTCATGTAGCTGCTACAGAAACACCTCGCTGTCGCCTGCTGCTCCTGCTGGAGGAGTCCAG AAAGCGTCAGCTGCAGTTTGTGTTGGACGGTCGCGGTCGGCGGATCGGTCAGAGTCCTGAGGAACTGAAGGAGAACGGAAAACAGCTGGGGGACGCTTTGAGCCGAGCGCTTATCAACTATCCCATCAGAACATCAGACAGTTCTGACACT gaggGCAGCGGTGATGTGTCGGAGCGTTCTGTGATGGTGTCGCAGTATCTCAGAGGTCTCGTGAACCGAGCGTCCAGTCACAGTGTGAAGGGAGACGCTCTGCAGAAACTCTGGCCGTCTCTCTTCACTGAGCTGGTGAGAGACAGTGTGCTGGAGATGAGAGACAGACCGGCGTTCAGACACACCTCTCTCCAGCGCCGgagagacacacacatgaaatga